The following are encoded together in the Zingiber officinale cultivar Zhangliang chromosome 8A, Zo_v1.1, whole genome shotgun sequence genome:
- the LOC122012679 gene encoding probable ethanolamine kinase isoform X1 codes for MGATELKNGGALSAIEESSEQEKDERKQPEADHLIPFSPVTIDISLPLHQMRPHIIYLCKALFKKWSPLDESVFSIETVSGGITNLLLKVSVREDTVKIDTVIVRLYGPNTDLVIDRKREFQALPHISAAGFGAKLLGWFQNGMVQSFIDARTLSPSDMKNPKIAEKIARQLRGFHQVAIPGSREPQLWNDIFKFLNEAETLKFDNNEKQATYESISFNEIRAAIDEVKNMTDRFIAPVVFSHNDLLSGNLMFNDKQGILYFIDFEYGSYNYRGYDIANHFNEFAGLECDFNLYPDKYTQYHFFRNYLDSDKPYEVPIKDLEALFVETNTFRLASHIYWALWGVIQAKVSPIDFDYLGYFFKRFNEFKKQKETCFSLAGKYLYSSSSI; via the exons ATGGGAGCAACGGAGCTCAAGAATGGCGGCGCGCTATCGGCCATAGAAGAATCCTCAGAGCAGGAGAAGGACGAGCGGAAGCAACCGGAAGCTGACCACCTGATCCCGTTCTCCCCTGTCACCATCGACATCTCCCTCCCGCTCCACCAAATGCGGCCCCATATAAT ATATTTGTGCAAGGCTTTGTTTAAGAAGTGGTCACCTCTTGATGAATCTGTTTTCTCGATAGAGACAGTTTCTGGTGGCATCACAAATCTTT TGCTGAAGGTTTCTGTAAGAGAGGATACTGTCAAGATTGATACTGTGATTGTTAGGTTGTATGGCCCCAATACGGATTTAGTGATTGACCGCAAGCGAGAGTTTCAG GCCCTACCACATATCTCGGCTGCCGGATTTGGTGCAAAATTACTAGGATGGTTTCAGAATGGCATGGTTCAATCTTTCATTGATGCTCGAACACTTTCACCATCAG ACATGAAAAATCCTAAAATAGCTGAGAAGATAGCTAGACAACTTCGTGGCTTCCATCAGGTGGCGATACCGGGATCTAGAGAACCACAATTGTGGAATGACATATTCAAGTTTCTTAATGAAG CGGAGACACTAAAATTTGACAACAATGAGAAGCAAGCCACGTATGAATCAATATCATTCAATGAGATCCGTGCTGCAATCGATGAAGTCAAG AATATGACAGACCGTTTCATAGCCCCAGTTGTCTTTTCCCACAATGATTTGCTGTCTGGGAATTTGATGTTCAATGACAAACAAG GGATACTATACTTCATTGATTTTGAGTATGGATCATACAATTATAGAGGCTACGACATTGCAAACCACTTTAATGAGTTTGCAGGCCTTGAATGTGACTTCAACTT ATATCCGGATAAGTATACACAGTATCACTTCTTCAGGAATTATCTAGACTCTGACAAACCATATGAG GTACCCATCAAAGATCTCGAAGCCCTTTTTGTCGAAACAAATACCTTTAGACTTGCATCTCACATTTATTGGGCTCTGTGGGGTGTTATCCAG GCAAAGGTATCCCCAATCGATTTTGATTATCTCGGCTACTTCTTCAAGCGATTTAACGAGTTCAAGAAACAGAAGGAAACATGCTTCTCTCTTGCAGGCAAGTATCTCTATAGTTCCAGCAGCATTTGA
- the LOC122012679 gene encoding probable ethanolamine kinase isoform X2: protein MCLCKYLCKALFKKWSPLDESVFSIETVSGGITNLLLKVSVREDTVKIDTVIVRLYGPNTDLVIDRKREFQALPHISAAGFGAKLLGWFQNGMVQSFIDARTLSPSDMKNPKIAEKIARQLRGFHQVAIPGSREPQLWNDIFKFLNEAETLKFDNNEKQATYESISFNEIRAAIDEVKNMTDRFIAPVVFSHNDLLSGNLMFNDKQGILYFIDFEYGSYNYRGYDIANHFNEFAGLECDFNLYPDKYTQYHFFRNYLDSDKPYEVPIKDLEALFVETNTFRLASHIYWALWGVIQAKVSPIDFDYLGYFFKRFNEFKKQKETCFSLAGKYLYSSSSI, encoded by the exons ATGTGCCTTTGCAA ATATTTGTGCAAGGCTTTGTTTAAGAAGTGGTCACCTCTTGATGAATCTGTTTTCTCGATAGAGACAGTTTCTGGTGGCATCACAAATCTTT TGCTGAAGGTTTCTGTAAGAGAGGATACTGTCAAGATTGATACTGTGATTGTTAGGTTGTATGGCCCCAATACGGATTTAGTGATTGACCGCAAGCGAGAGTTTCAG GCCCTACCACATATCTCGGCTGCCGGATTTGGTGCAAAATTACTAGGATGGTTTCAGAATGGCATGGTTCAATCTTTCATTGATGCTCGAACACTTTCACCATCAG ACATGAAAAATCCTAAAATAGCTGAGAAGATAGCTAGACAACTTCGTGGCTTCCATCAGGTGGCGATACCGGGATCTAGAGAACCACAATTGTGGAATGACATATTCAAGTTTCTTAATGAAG CGGAGACACTAAAATTTGACAACAATGAGAAGCAAGCCACGTATGAATCAATATCATTCAATGAGATCCGTGCTGCAATCGATGAAGTCAAG AATATGACAGACCGTTTCATAGCCCCAGTTGTCTTTTCCCACAATGATTTGCTGTCTGGGAATTTGATGTTCAATGACAAACAAG GGATACTATACTTCATTGATTTTGAGTATGGATCATACAATTATAGAGGCTACGACATTGCAAACCACTTTAATGAGTTTGCAGGCCTTGAATGTGACTTCAACTT ATATCCGGATAAGTATACACAGTATCACTTCTTCAGGAATTATCTAGACTCTGACAAACCATATGAG GTACCCATCAAAGATCTCGAAGCCCTTTTTGTCGAAACAAATACCTTTAGACTTGCATCTCACATTTATTGGGCTCTGTGGGGTGTTATCCAG GCAAAGGTATCCCCAATCGATTTTGATTATCTCGGCTACTTCTTCAAGCGATTTAACGAGTTCAAGAAACAGAAGGAAACATGCTTCTCTCTTGCAGGCAAGTATCTCTATAGTTCCAGCAGCATTTGA
- the LOC122012678 gene encoding uncharacterized protein LOC122012678, translated as MMLNVHAEQHEVRPSMEIFRFQSVSRDERRWLNHELQAKVEELESFYASYKLSTARRRNQTEDFGESAKFDRDLLLKMADDLERNLKLSQSEVSKGRAYEDYAARRGAKLREEEVGWKASQRRKELVAMENRFEERWVELKTKGREGSRVENKKEAIDDSLKNHNLDSSTSARSPPKSSSKNINLDSPTASLQSLPSFPCLSKENMKPYARSNTATNSTPSQTSKSAANLDELKQRMEHSKSSTVLEVRSSIDKPSELENVSEIAEDMMNQQVFITENDGLERQIAEEEAFVSHIELDGEEPRPSEESGTCDFSSEKTEISRHEEEADGELVDASKLNSSLDSERESSNPEVQNAGEAADAARARKKWVIAEKTTLATGNSFNKLLKDFVKQFKKLIKLGRKGKNTHNAVSVALKLSSEHLKKSRNDYSVPDRIVGLHNGKIFPRKDIKSTKADQLERFPKCKFIHGLMKAKREPICGISSL; from the exons ATGATGCTAAACGTGCACGCAGAGCAGCACGAAGTCCGGCCGTCCATGGAGATCTTCCGCTTCCAATCGGTCAGCAGAGACGAGCGCCGGTGGCTGAACCACGAACTTCAGGCGAAGGTAGAGGAGTTGGAGAGCTTTTATGCGTCTTACAAGCTAAGCACAGCGCGAAGAAGAAACCAAACAGAGGATTTTGGTGAATCGGCGAAGTTCGACAGAGACTTGCTGCTGAAGATGGCGGACGATTTGGAGCGAAACTTGAAGCTGAGCCAGTCGGAGGTCTCGAAAGGCAGGGCCTATGAAGATTATGCTGCGAGGCGTGGCGCGAAGCTACGGGAGGAAGAGGTGGGGTGGAAGGCGAGTCAGAGGAGGAAGGAGTTGGTGGCTATGGAGAACAGGTTCGAGGAGAGATGGGTGGAGTTGAAGACAAAAGGAAGAGAGggttcaagagtagaaaacaagaAG GAAGCAATTGATGATTCCCTCAAGAACCATAACCTTGATTCCTCAACCTCAGCAAGAAGTCCTCCTAAATCCTCTTCCAAGAACATAAATCTTGATTCACCAACGGCCTCGCTGCAATCTCTTCCAAGCTTTCCCTGCCTCAGTAAAGAAAACATGAAGCCATATGCGAGATCTAACACGGCTACTAATTCTACTCCTTCACAAACAAGCAAGAGCGCGGCTAATCTCGATGAACTGAAGCAAAGAATGGAGCATAGCAAGTCGAGCACAGTCCTGGAGGTTCGAAGTTCTATAGATAAGCCAAGTGAGTTAGAAAATGTTAGTGAGATCGCGGAGGATATGATGAATCAACAAGTATTTATTACTGAAAATGATGGGCTTGAAAGGCAAATCGCCGAGGAAGAGGCATTCGTTTCTCACATTGAGTTGGATGGCGAAGAACCAAGACCAAGCGAAGAGTCAGGAACTTGTGATTTCAGCTCGGAAAAGACTGAGATCTCCCGACACGAAGAGGAAGCAGATGGTGAATTGGTGGATGCTTCCAAGTTGAATTCTTCTTTGGATAGTGAGAGGGAATCATCCAACCCAGAAGTACAAAATGCAGGTGAGGCTGCGGATGCTGCAAGGGCGAGGAAGAAGTGGGTAATTGCTGAAAAAACTACCCTTGCAACTGGTAATTCCTTCAATAAGTTGTTAAAGGATTTTGTGAAACAATTCAAGAAGCTCATAAAGTTAGGGAGGAAAGGCAAAAACACACACAATGCAGTTAGTGTTGCACTGAAGTTGTCGTCAGAGCATCTGAAGAAATCGAGAAACGATTACTCGGTTCCTGATCGTATTGTCGGCCTACACAATGGCAAGATCTTCCCCAGAAAAG ATATAAAGTCGACGAAGGCTGATCAACTGGAAAGATTTCCGAAATGCAAGTTCATCCACGGGTTGATGAAGGCCAAAAGAGAACCAATTTGCGGTATCTCATCTCTCTAA
- the LOC122012680 gene encoding subtilisin-like protease SBT1.4 translates to MRRSFPLLPTSGVLLLLLLFSPLLFPAKGATDAQATYIVHVAPSHKLAPSTFRHWYARTLRSLPGRPASSLLYDYSHAISGFSARLTPSQAAALRRLPSVLAVLPDRPCQRHTTRSPAFLRLSSSFGLWPFSSFASDVVVGILDTGVYPDSRASFVDDSLPPPPSSWRGSCEAGKGFNTSFCNRKLIGARVFYKGYEAARGPIDETLESKSPLDTEGHGSHTASTAAGSAVDEAGFYQYARGEARGMATKARIAVYKICWKDGCYNSDILAAMDAAIADGVDVISLSVGASYPPAFYRDSIAIGAFGAMRHGVVVSCSAGNSGPGSRTAVNIAPWILTVGASTLDRQFPADVVLGDGSTYGGLSLYSGDPLDSTNLPLVYAGDSGSRLCLRGFLYPEKVAGKIVLCERGANARVEKGLAVKLAGGIGLILANDAGSGEELVADSHLVPATMVSHASGEQIKYYIKSQASPTATILFRGTVIGDSPAAPKVAAFSSRGPNYRAPEILKPDVIAPGVNILAAWTGSTSPTDLDIDPRRVEFNIISGTSMSCPHVSGIAALLRGAYPEWSPAAIKSALMTTAYNSDNAGEIIKDLATGAESTPFIRGAGHVDPNRALDPGLVYDLNTGDYLAFLCAIHYTPEQIAVFTNDEISVNCSDTALASPGGLNYPAFAVVFSSNSDVVTYKRVVRNVGASAEAVYEANITSPPGVAVTVSPSKLEFDAVGQSLSYEIKIESLESAAEYGAQAFGSLAWSDGTHEVRSPIAVTWKQSFVSSI, encoded by the coding sequence ATGCGGCGGTCGTTTCCCCTGCTTCCCACTTCCggcgtcctcctcctcctccttctcttctcgccGCTGCTTTTCCCTGCGAAGGGAGCTACCGACGCACAGGCCACCTACATCGTCCACGTGGCCCCTTCCCACAAGCTGGCCCCCTCCACCTTCCGCCACTGGTACGCCCGCACGCTGCGCTCACTCCCCGGCCGCCCCGCCTCCAGCCTCCTCTACGATTACTCCCATGCCATCTCCGGCTTCTCTGCCCGCCTCACTCCATCCCAGGCGGCCGCTCTCCGCCGCCTCCCCTCCGTCCTCGCTGTCCTCCCTGACCGCCCCTGCCAGCGACACACCACCCGATCCCCGGCCTTCCTCcgcctctcctcctccttcgGCCTCTGGCCCTTTTCCTCCTTCGCTTCCGACGTCGTCGTCGGCATCCTCGACACCGGCGTATACCCTGATTCCCGCGCCTCCTTCGTGGATGACTCCCTCCCCCCGCCCCCTTCCTCCTGGCGCGGCTCTTGTGAAGCAGGGAAAGGATTCAACACCTCCTTCTGCAATCGCAAGCTGATCGGCGCCCGGGTCTTCTACAAGGGCTATGAAGCGGCCCGCGGCCCCATCGATGAGACTCTGGAATCAAAATCGCCGCTCGACACCGAGGGTCACGGTTCCCACACCGCCTCTACGGCCGCGGGCTCTGCCGTTGACGAAGCCGGCTTCTACCAGTACGCCAGAGGAGAGGCCCGGGGCATGGCCACCAAGGCCCGTATCGCGGTTTACAAGATCTGCTGGAAAGACGGATGCTACAACTCGGACATACTCGCCGCCATGGACGCCGCCATCGCCGATGGAGTTGACGTCATCTCGCTTTCCGTCGGCGCCAGTTATCCTCCCGCCTTCTACCGCGATTCGATCGCCATTGGGGCGTTCGGCGCCATGCGTCACGGAGTGGTGGTCTCGTGCTCCGCTGGTAATTCCGGTCCCGGATCGCGCACCGCCGTCAACATCGCGCCGTGGATACTCACCGTGGGCGCATCTACCCTCGACCGACAGTTCCCGGCCGATGTGGTCCTCGGAGACGGAAGCACCTATGGCGGCCTCTCGCTTTACTCTGGAGATCCATTAGATTCGACCAATCTTCCTCTGGTGTATGCTGGCGATTCCGGTTCTCGCCTCTGTCTTCGGGGCTTCCTCTACCCCGAGAAGGTCGCCGGAAAAATCGTCCTTTGCGAGCGCGGTGCCAATGCGCGTGTCGAGAAAGGGCTTGCCGTGAAATTGGCTGGTGGCATCGGTTTGATCCTGGCCAACGATGCTGGGAGCGGAGAGGAACTTGTGGCGGATTCCCATCTTGTTCCAGCCACCATGGTCAGCCACGCTTCCGGTGAACAAATCAAATACTATATCAAATCGCAGGCTTCGCCTACCGCCACCATCCTCTTCCGCGGCACCGTCATCGGTGACTCGCCTGCGGCCCCCAAGGTGGCAGCTTTCTCGAGCAGAGGTCCCAACTACCGCGCGCCGGAGATCCTCAAGCCTGATGTCATCGCCCCCGGCGTCAATATCTTGGCTGCGTGGACTGGGAGTACCAGCCCAACCGACCTAGACATCGATCCACGGCGTGTGGAGTTTAACATAATCTCCGGCACATCCATGTCCTGCCCTCATGTAAGCGGAATCGCGGCCCTGCTCCGCGGAGCCTACCCGGAGTGGAGCCCGGCCGCCATCAAATCGGCCCTGATGACCACCGCCTACAACTCCGACAACGCCGGAGAAATCATTAAGGATCTGGCAACCGGTGCCGAGTCCACCCCATTCATCCGCGGTGCCGGCCACGTGGATCCCAACCGGGCGCTCGACCCCGGCCTCGTTTACGACCTCAACACCGGCGACTACCTCGCCTTCCTCTGCGCAATCCACTACACCCCGGAGCAGATCGCGGTGTTCACCAACGACGAGATCAGCGTCAACTGCTCCGACACCGCACTGGCCAGCCCCGGCGGCCTCAACTACCCTGCGTTCGCCGTCGTCTTCTCTTCTAACAGCGACGTCGTCACCTACAAAAGAGTAGTCCGCAACGTGGGAGCTTCTGCGGAGGCAGTGTACGAAGCAAACATCACCAGCCCGCCGGGGGTGGCCGTCACGGTGTCGCCGAGCAAGCTCGAGTTCGATGCCGTCGGGCAGAGCTTGTCTTACGAGATAAAAATCGAGTCTTTGGAGAGTGCGGCGGAGTATGGCGCTCAAGCCTTCGGCTCCCTCGCGTGGAGCGATGGAACTCACGAAGTGAGGAGTCCTATTGCCGTTACATGGAAGCAAAGTTTCGTCTCCTCCATTTGA